One genomic window of Fusarium fujikuroi IMI 58289 draft genome, chromosome FFUJ_chr01 includes the following:
- a CDS encoding probable urease — MHLVPKEIDKLVISQLGLLAQRRLARGVKLNHSEAVALIANNLHELIRDGNHTVSDLMALGATMLGRRHVLPSVCTTLHEIQVEGTFPSGTYLVTVHNPISSDDGDLRRALYGSFLPVPDNSIFPMAATEEYQLDKQPGAVVPVKTKKITLNEGRKRIRLQVTSTGDRPIQVGSHYHFIETNPQLEFDRICAYGYRLDIPAGTSVRFEPGDTKTVTLVEIGGNRVIRGGNNLASGVVDLSRADEILARLQEAGYAHKPDPAGYMAHIDVFQMDHASYATMFGPTTGDLVRLGSTDLWIKVERDETVYGDECKFGGGKTLREGMGQATGRHDAETLDLVVTNALIVDWTGIYKADIGVKEGMIVGIGKAGNPDVMDGVTEGMVVGSCTDVVAGEGKIVTAGAIDTHIHFICPQQVPEALASGVTTMLGGGTGPSAGTNATTCTPGAHYMRQMLQACDQLPINIGITGKGNDSSPEGLRDQVNAGACGLKLHEDWGCTPAAIDACLSVCDEFDIQCLIHTDTLNESGFVESTIAAFKNRTIHTYHTEGAGGGHAPDIISVVEHQNVLPSSTNPTRPFTRNTLDEHLDMLMVCHHLSKNIPEDVAFAESRIRAETIAAEDVLHDKGAISMMSSDSQAMGRCGEVVLRTWNTAHKNKVQRGWLPEDEGTGADNARVKRYVSKYTINPAIAQGFGHVIGSIEVGKFADLVLWDPAWFGTKPSHVLKGGHIAYAQMGDPNASIPTVQPIIARPMFSPHCASTSILFVSSASIETGAIASYGLRSRIEAVKGCRNIGKSDMRHNDLKPKMRVDPESYTVEADGEVCVAAPAETLPLTQQFYVY; from the exons ATGCATCTGGTACCTAAAGAG ATCGACAAACTAGTCATCTCGCAGCTGGGATTGCTTGCTCAGAGACGGTTGGCCAGAGGAGTCAAGCTGAACCATTCTGAAGCTGTG GCTCTCATCGCCAACAACCTTCATGAGCTCATCAGAGATGGAAACCATACCGTCTCTGACCTGATGGCCCTGGGCGCCACGATGCTAGGTCGTCGTCACGTCTTGCCCTCGGTCTGCACGACTCTTCATGAGATTCAAGTCGAAGGTACCTTTCCATCAGGAACATACCTCGTCACAGTCCATAATCCCATCAGCTCGGATGATGGAGATTTGAGGAGAGCTCTATATGGGAGTTTCCTACCTGTGCCAGACAATAGTATCTTTCCTATGGCAGCTACTGAAGAGTATCAACTTGATAAGCAGCCTGGTGCTGTTGTTCCTGTCAAGACAAAAAAGATTACCCTCaatgaaggaagaaagagaattCGTCTTCAGGTAACGAGCACAGGTGATAGGCCTATTCAAGTTGGATCTCATTATCATTTCATCGAGACCAATCCACAGCTTGAGTTCGACCGTATTTGTGCTTATGGCTATCGACTCGATATTCCCGCTGGAACATCAGTACGATTCGAGCCCGGAGATACCAAGACTGTTACTCTCGTTGAGATTGGAGGAAACCGTGTCATCCGCGGTGGTAACAACCTTGCATCAGGAGTCGTTGACCTCTCACGCGCCGACGAAATTCTCGCTCGATTGCAAGAGGCCGGATACGCTCACAAGCCAGACCCTGCCGGCTACATGGCCCATATCGATGTTTTTCAGATGGACCATGCGTCTTACGCGACTATGTTTGGCCCTACAACTGGAGACCTCGTTCGACTCGGCAGCACAGATCTCTGGATCAAGGTCGAGCGCGACGAAACTGTCTACGGCGATGAATGTAAATTCGGTGGTGGTAAAACACTGCGTGAGGGAATGGGTCAAGCAACTGGACGGCACGATGCCGAAACCCTCGATCTCGTGGTGACTAATGCTCTCATCGTGGACTGGACGGGTATCTATAAGGCAGATATCGGAGTCAAAGAGGGCATGATCGTTGGTATCGGCAAAGCAGGCAACCCAGACGTTATGGATGGCGTAACAGAGGGCATGGTCGTCGGAAGCTGCACAGATGTCGTGGCAGGTGAAGGGAAGATTGTGACCGCCGGCGCTATCGACACGCATATTCACTTTATCTGTCCCCAGCAAGTACCCGAAGCTCTTGCATCTGGTGTAACCACTATGCTTGGCGGTGGTACAGGTCCAAG TGCTGGAACGAACGCAACTACCTGTACGCCTGGTGCTCATTATATGCGTCAGATGTTGCAGGCGTGTGACCAGCTTCCTATTAATATTGGCATTACTGGTAAAGGTAACGATAGTTCTCCTGAGGGTCTGCGAGATCAGGTTAATGCTGGTGCTTGTGGTCTCAAGCTTCATGAGGACTGGGGCTGTACTCCTGCTGCTATCGACGCCTGTCTCAGTGTTTGTGATGAATTCGATATTCAATGTCTTATTCACACCGACACACTTAATGAGTCTGGCTTTGTCGAATCTACGATCGCTGCCTTCAAGAACCGCACAATTCATACTTATCACACAGAGGGCGCAGGAGGTGGCCATGCTCCCGACATCATCTCCGTGGTAGAGCATCAAAACGTTCTGCCATCATCGACCAACCCTACGAGACCGTTCACACGCAACACCCTCGATGAGCATCTCGATATGCTTATGGTCTGTCATCACCTGTCTAAGAACATCCCAGAGGATGTAGCATTTGCGGAGAGCCGTATCCGTGCTGAAACCATTGCTGCTGAGGATGTACTACATGACAAAGGCGCTATCAGTATGATGAGCTCTGACTCGCAGGCTATGGGCCGTTGCGGAGAGGTCGTTTTAAGAACATGGAATACTGCGCATAAGAATAAGGTACAGAGGGGTTGGTTACCGGAGGATGAGGGCACAGGGGCTGATAATGCGCGTGTAAAACGCTATGTCAGCAAGTATACCATAAACCCGGCTATTGCTCAGGGCTTTGGACATGTCATTGGAAGCATCGAGGTTGGCAAGTTTGctgatcttgttctttggGATCCTGCATGGTTTGGCACTAAACCTAGCCATGTCCTCAAGGGTGGGCATATCGCATATGCTCAGATG GGTGATCCCAACGCTTCCATACCAACCGTTCAGCCCATTATTGCTCGTCCGATGTTCTCGCCGCACTGCGCCTCTACGAGTATTCTCTTTGTCTCCTCAGCGTCCATCGAGACAGGAGCTATCGCTTCATATGGTCTACGCAGCCGcattgaggctgtcaagggtTGCAGAAATATAGGCAAGAGTGATATGCGCCACAATGATCTGAAGCCCAAGATGCGTGTTGATCCAGAGAGTTATAcagttgaggctgatggTGAGGTTTGTGTGGCGGCGCCTGCAGAAACTCTACCACTTACACAACAATTCTACGTGTATTAA
- a CDS encoding probable NADPH oxidase heavy chain subunit, translating to MGSHIGFLELIKKQFTASKLFFHFLFWTFHWGIFAYGWWKQAADARLAGLNTLKFSVWISRGAGLVLSVDCMLILLPVCRTIMRWVRPKIRFIPLDENLWMHRQLAYSILLFTCLHTGAHYVNFYNVELTQIRPVLALQIHYAQPGGITGHVMLLCMLLMYTTAHARIRQQSFETFWYTHHLFIPFFLGLYTHTVGCFVRDTPEAISPFAGDEFWEHCIGYLGWRWELWTGGFYLLERLWREVRARRETKITRVVRHPYDVVEIQFNKPSFKYKAGQWLFLQVPGLSKYQWHPFTITSCPFDPYVSVHVRQVGDFTRELGDALGAGAAQAKLYDDVDPMGMYEVALQNGDQMPALRIDGPYGAPAEDVFENEIAVLIGTGIGVTPWASILKNIWHLRNSPNPPRRLRRVEFIWVCKDTGSFEWFQTLLSSLEEQSNEAARMPGSSGVEFLKIHTYLTQKLDIDTAQNIVLNSVGAQMDPLTELQSRTNFGRPDFPRLFTTMRNGILDRTYLNGLESHIRTTVGVYFCGPSSAARDIKTACKAATVPDVEFRFWKEHF from the exons ATGGGTTCACATATCGGATTCCTCgaattaataaagaagcagttTACTGCTAGTAaactcttcttccactttcTTTTCTGGACCTTTCACTGGGGTATCTTTGCCTATGGTTG GTGGAAGCAAGCCGCAGATGCCAGACTGGCAGGTCTCAACACCCTCAAATTCTCAGTATGGATCTCGCGAGGTGCTGGTCTAGTTCTCAGCGTCGACTGTATGCTTATCCTGCTCCCCGTATGCCGAACCATCATGCGCTGGGTTCGACCCAAGATTCGATTCATTCCACTCGACGAGAATCTCTGGATGCATCGCCAACTCGCCTactccatcctcctcttcacctgCCTTCACACAGGCGCTCACTATGTCAACTTCTATAACGTCGAGTTGACTCAGATCCGACCTGTCCTGGCTCTTCAGATTCATTATGCTCAGCCTGGTGGAATCACTGGTCATGTCATGCTTCTCTGCATGTTGCTGATGTATACAACTGCTCACGCTCGCATCCGTCAGCAGTCATTCGAGACGTTTTGGTACACCCACCACCTCTTCATCCCGTTCTTCCTCGGTCTTTACACCCACACCGTTGGATGTTTCGTGCGTGACACACCTGAGGCTATCTCACCATTTGCGGGTGACGAGTTCTGGGAGCATTGTATTGGTTATCTTGGATGGCGATGGGAGCTCTGGACCGGTGGTTTCTACCTTCTCGAGCGTCTGTGGCGTGAGGTTCGTGCTCGACGTGAGACCAAGATCACCCGAGTTGTCCGCCATCCTTACGACGTGGTTGAGATCCAGTTCAACAAGCCTTCTTTCAAGTACAAGGCTGGTCAGTGGCTGTTCCTCCAGGTCCCTGGGCTCTCCAAGTACCAGTGGCACCCTTTTACCATCACTTCGTGCCCCTTTGACCCTTACGTGTCTGTCCACGTTCGCCAGGTTGGCGACTTCACACGAGAGTTGGGTGATGCTctcggtgctggtgctgcccAGGCCAAGCTCTACGACGATGTTGACCCCATGGGTATGTACGAAGTTGCCCTTCAGAACGGTGATCAGATGCCTGCCCTCCGAATCGACGGCCCTTACGGTGCCCCTGCCGAAGATGTATTCGAGAACGAAATCGCTGTGCTTATCGGTACCGGTATTGGTGTGACTCCTTGGGCTTCTATTTTAAAGAACATCTGGCATCTCCGCAACTCACCAAACCCTCCCCGCCGACTTCGCCGTGTCGAGTTTATCTGGGTGTGCAAGGATACTGGTTCATTTGAGTGGTTCCAGACTCTCCTGTCCTCTCTAGAAGAGCAATCTAACGAAGCGGCACGCATGCCTGGAAGCTCGGGCGTCGAGTTCCTCAAGATTCACACCTATCTCACACAGAAGCTGGATATCGACACTGCTCAAAACATCGTACTCAACAGTGTCGGTGCTCAGATGGATCCTCTCACAGAACTACAATCACGAACAAACTTTGGTCGTCCTGATTTCCCTCGTCTGTTTACTACCATGCGAAACGGTATCTTGGACCGAACATACCTGAATGGCCTAGAGTCCCATATCAGGACGACAGTTGGTGTTTACTTCTGCGGTCCGTCATCAGCCG CTCGTGATATCAAGACGGCTTGTAAAGCAGCCACAGTTCCTGATGTGGAGTTCCGATTCTGGAAGGAACACTTCTAA
- a CDS encoding related to S-adenosylmethionine:diacylglycerol 3-amino-3-carboxypropyl transferase (reviewed:yes 1), whose product MASHGGNMLSLANAQSLLAGIVATALSTLCLTSIFSIKSQDESPGLIKSFFLFFYSSFIKPHQGGKKGNQQDALESFYKKQAGAYDATRKVLLRGREDMLALVAAQIQAKLTDDAPKNGNKNKRIWVDIGGGTGFNIEAMGAFVDVPTFFSSVYLVDFSPSLCEVARKRFERLGWKNVKVVCEDARKFRLEDYESGMPSKSIPPCSPALSYFDKPRPDFGGADLITMSYSLSMIPDYYSVIDSVISLLSPQGILGVVDFYVQNQVDFAFRNYTGGLVDRHVNFLSRSFWRSWFDLDRVGLEPSRRDYLEYKFGTVLNVNTRNKGLGAIPYYIWLGCHKKPFSSSSLPHEIVERIDALVTESPYLYPANHGDALTRAIERSAPEIRSKAFLTAVQNLSSNLPLPSFFYQNHHWRIYYDEQLPKHTQFKDEYIYAFTWEDTRVDERLLKLGVDDKVLAITSAGDNILSYLLQSPARVHAVDLNPTQNHLLELKAASYTALPYEDFWKIFGDGKHPHFRELLITKLSPHLSGRAFQYWLKNVHVFQNSSGYGLYDTGGSRHAIRVFRWIARIFGLQKAVKQLLEAKTLNEQREIWRRKIRPALLSKLVCNLVVSQESFLWAALGVPKNQLAMIEADHAESDLVKGPKPAAKNTRSHAIWHYMVNTLDPVAEETHIAADNPYYYVCMDGKFSPKCHPDYLSPRAHAKLSRPNALDGLRIHTDELEEVIARITPGTLTVAVVMDSMDWFDTGSRAAAAQITKLNRALAMGGRVLLRSSALTPWYIKEFEAHGFSPKRHGARLDGACIDRVNMYASCWICTKSENLPPPTPEMDRAGGSEITSLTI is encoded by the exons ATGGCTTCTCAT GGTGGTAACATGTTGTCCTTGGCTAACGCTCAGTCTCTTCTGGCCGGCATCGTTGCTACTGCTCTTAGCACGCTCTGCCTCACCTCAATTTTTTCCATTAAGAGTCAGGACGAAAGCCCAGGCCTGATCAAatcctttttccttttcttctactcttccttcatcaaaCCCCACCAGGGCGGCAAAAAGGGCAATCAACAAGATGCCCTTGAAAGCTTCTACAAGAAGCAAGCCGGGGCTTATGATGCTACCCGAAAGGTCCTCCTTCGTGGACGTGAGGACATGCTGGCCCTTGTTGCCGCGCAGATCCAGGCAAAACTGACGGACGATGCGCCCAAGAAtggcaacaagaacaagcgaATCTGGGTTGAT ATTGGCGGTGGCACTGGCTTCAACATTGAAGCCATGGGCGCATTCGTCGATGTCCCTACCTTCTTCTCGAGCGTATATCTCGTCGACTTCTCCCCTTCTCTCTGTGAAGTGGCACGAAAGCGATTTGAACGCCTTGGCTGGAAGAATGTCAAGGTTGTCTGTGAGGACGCTCGCAAGTTCCGTCTTGAGGACTACGAATCCGGAATGCCTTCAAAGTCCATTCCTCCTTGTTCCCCTGCTCTGAGCTATTTTGACAAGCCTCGCCCCGACTTTGGTGGAGCGGATTTGATCACCATGTCTTACAGCTTGTCCATGATT CCCGACTACTATTCAGTCATTGACTCTGTgatttctcttctctcaccCCAAGGCATCTTGGGAGTGGTTGACTTCTATGTCCAGAACCAGGTTGACTTTGCCTTCCGAAACTACACTGGTGGTCTTGTCGACCGTCACGTCAACTTCTTGTCCCGAAGCTTTTGGCGCTCTTGGTTCGATCTTGACCGGGTTGGTCTCGAGCCCAGTCGCCGAGATTACCTCGAGTACAAGTTTGGTACTGTTCTCAACGTCAACACTCGCAACAAGGGCCTCGGAGCTATCCCCTACTACATCTGGCTCGGATGCCACAAGAAGCCTTTCTCATCGTCCAGTCTTCCCCATGAGATTGTTGAACGAATTGACGCCCTGGTTACAGAGTCTCCTTACCTATACCCCGCCAACCATGGAGATGCCCTGACTCGAGCCATTGAAAGGTCTGCTCCTGAGATTCGATCCAAGGCGTTCCTCACTGCGGTTCAGAATCTGTCTTCCAACCTCCCTCTCCCCTCGTTCTTCTACCAGAACCACCATTGGCGCATCTATTACGATGAGCAGCTCCCCAAGCATACTCAGTTCAAGGACGAGTACATCTACGCTTTCACTTGGGAGGACACTCGTGTGGATGAGCGACTCTTGAAGCTCGGTGTTGACGACAAGGTCCTGGCCATTACTTCTGCTGGTGATAACATTCTATCGTATCTCCTTCAAAGCCCTGCCCGTGTTCATGCTGTAGACTTGAACCCAACCCAGAACCACCTGCTCGAACTCAAGGCTGCTTCTTACACTGCCCTCCCATATGAGGATTTCTGGAAGATCTTTGGAGATGGGAAGCATCCCCACTTCCGTGAGTTGCTCATCACCAAACTCTCTCCTCATCTTTCTGGCCGCGCATTCCAGTACTGGCTCAAGAACGTCCATGTGTTCCAGAACAGCAGTGGTTACGGTCTCTACGATACCGGAGGTTCTCGCCACGCTATCCGTGTCTTCCGTTGGATTGCCCGGATCTTTGGTCTGCAGAAGGCTGTGaagcagcttcttgaggcgaAGACTCTGAACGAGCAGCGAGAAATCTGGCGACGAAAGATCCGCCCTGCTCTTCTTTCCAAGCTTGTCTGTAACTTGGTTGTCTCTCAGGAGAGCTTCCTCTGGGCTGCTCTTGGTGTTCCTAAGAACCAGCTGGCCATGATCGAGGCAGATCACGCCGAGTCCGACCTCGTGAAGGGTCCTAAACCTGCCGCAAAGAACACTCGCTCTCATGCTATTTGGCACTACATGGTCAACACTCTTGACCCTGTCGCTGAGGAGACTCACATAGCCGCTGATAACCCTTACTACTATGTTTGCATGGATGGCAAGTTCTCTCCCAAGTGTCACCCCGATTATCTCAGCCCTAGGGCCCACGCCAAACTCTCTCGTCCCAATGCTCTTGATGGTCTCCGTATTCACACtgatgagctggaggaggttATTGCACGCATCACCCCCGGTACTCTGACTGTTGCCGTCGTCATGGACAGCATGGACTGGTTCGACACTGGATCTCGAGCCGCTGCCGCCCAGATCACTAAGCTTAACCGAGCTTTGGCTATGGGTGGTCGTGTGCTGCTCCGTTCTTCGGCCTTGACCCCATGGTACATCAAAGAGTTTGAGGCTCATGGCTTCTCACCTAAACGACACGGTGCTCGCCTCGATGGAGCCTGCATTGACCGTGTCAACATGTATGCTAGCTGCTGGATTTGCACCAAGTCAGAGAACTTGCCTCCTCCCACCCCCGAGATGGATCGTGCTGGAGGCTCCGAGATTACTTCTTTGACTATCTAA
- a CDS encoding related to NGG1-general transcriptional adaptor or co-activator: MPPGASQKGTGKKNSVIPKQSRNTTPAPVATASLPPQEFYDPDYLNTRVILFRNLTYDDIVDQSASNATIPDSKSLDGMIERLKSLSNIMEKRSTFYDRGMRHLADERKKRPSEDYSNRDNEQEGKRPKHKRKKPDSLAPQEGNVERSSPMRDSKTRKHDRDPSSPLSPTHAGSPSAMDVDKKAKTEEKEGEEEESSSEDEGAPPRREQPQAMTFGEDPSTFPDPTIYEIRATYPGMPDEERKEIYSVATYPPSDLADLIAGDPPDKDFSNAKPNSQINFSTFSTYVEPFFRPFSEEDLAFLRERGDRVTPFVMPKRGKRHYTEIWAEEDGAMSIDTPQQGRDKLPPNQPRGSIDNMDDDVGETDKLSVGPWLTRLMQTLRPEARAQSADDKPTTNGTTNGDISMNGDADVEDKPASSDDKPNQQPAAFMPESSTEAWKKASHPKLEYSQVDERIKQELRHIGFLPLDGFEAEYDGHFDDEVAARLRLLQNRLKEQMLINGARKARLTDLVRERMAYQEYQTILEDLDGQVQAAYLKRTRTMGKSKKTKRPGGAGGGSHFVGGAAGTARPGIGDLTKTLMERRKRWIDTIGSVFDDESLRKVPRITDPESSIFKPADMSELMNKEKEQWDEEVEED, translated from the exons ATGCCTCCAGGGGCGAGTCAGAAGGGGACGGGCAAGAAGAACTCGGTCATACCAAAACAGAGCCGCAACACCACGCCTGCTCCAGTCGCGACAGCTAGTCTACCACCACAGGAGTTCTACGATCCAGACTATCTTAACACGAGAGTCATTCTTTTTCGCAATCTTACCTACGATGATATCGTCGATCAATCCGCCTCAAATGCGACCATTCCAGATTCAAAGAGCCTCGATGGCATGATTGAACGACTTAAAAGCTTATCCAATATTATGGAAAAACGCTCGACATTTTACGACCGCGGGATGAGGCACTTGGCAGATGAGCGTAAGAAGCGGCCATCCGAAGATTATAGCAATCGCGACAatgaacaagaaggaaaaCGACCCAAacataaaagaaagaagcccGATTCACTTGCGCCGCAGGAAGGCAATGTCG AACGTTCGTCACCAATGCGAGACTCGAAAACCCGTAAACACGACCGCGATCCAAGTTCGCCCTTGTCACCTACACATGCTGGCTCACCATCGGCCAtggatgttgacaagaaggccaagaccgaagagaaagaaggagaggaagaagaatcaAGCTCTGAAGACGAGGGTGCGCCTCCTCGTCGCGAACAACCCCAAGCTATGACATTCGGCGAAGATCCTTCCACCTTCCCCGACCCCACCATCTACGAAATCCGAGCGACCTATCCTGGAATGCCCGATGAAGAACGCAAAGAGATCTACTCAGTTGCGACATATCCGCCATCAGATCTCGCCGACCTTATTGCTGGCGATCCTCCCGACAAGGATTTTAGCAATGCAAAACCCAACAGTCAGATCAACTTCTCTACGTTCTCGACGTACGTGGAGCCGTTCTTCAGACCCTTTTCCGAAGAGGATCTAGCCTTTCTACGAGAACGAGGGGACCGTGTGACACCATTTGTTATGCCGAAGCGTGGCAAGAGACATTATACAGAAATATGGGCTGAGGAGGACGGCGCAATGTCGATCGATACACCACAACAAGGGCGAGATAAACTCCCCCCGAACCAGCCACGAGGAAGCATAGACAATATGGACGACGATGTCGGAGAGACAGACAAGCTTTCAGTAGGCCCTTGGTTGACCCGTTTAATGCAAACTCTTCGGCCTGAGGCCCGCGCGCAATCCGCAGACGACAAGCCGACGACAAACGGAACCACCAATGGAGATATTAGCATGAACGGTGACGCAGACGTCGAAGACAAGCCTGCATCCTCAGATGACAAACCGAACCAGCAGCCGGCAGCTTTTATGCCCGAATCGTCAACGGAGGCCTGGAAGAAAGCTTCTCATCCAAAACTGGAATATTCACAGGTTGATGAACGCATTAAGCAGGAACTCCGACACATTGGATTCCTTCCTCTTGATGGATTCGAAGCAGAGTACGATGGCCATTTTGATGACGAGGTCGCAGCAAGACTGAGACTTTTGCAAAACCGCCTCAAGGAGCAGATGCTGATCAACGGTGCGCGCAAGGCTCGTCTCACGGACCTTGTACGAGAACGTATGGCGTACCAGGAATATCAGACCAtccttgaagatcttgacggCCAGGTGCAAGCTGCATACCTGAAGCGCACACGCACAATGGGTAAAAGCAAGAAGACAAAGCGTCCCGGAGGTGCAGGTGGTGGCAGTCACTTTGTGGGCGGCGCTGCGGGTACCGCCCGTCCGGGCATTGGCGATCTTACGAAGACGCTCATGGAGCGACGAAAGCGATGGATTGATACAATAGGATCAgtatttgatgatgagagcctACGTAAGGTTCCGAGAATTACAGATCCGGAGAGTTCGATTTTCAAGCCGGCAGACATGAGCGAACTGatgaataaagaaaaggagcAATGGGATGAGGAAGTGGAGGAGGATTAG
- a CDS encoding related to succinate dehydrogenase precursor yields MASIARSSLLRQTAMASRLAAVPATRSTFMPMPNIRSQLKGVAAFHNTARRSAILPPGPQRIEGGVNDPAPIPEPNAAHGSYHWTFERLLAAGLVPLTVAPFAAGSLNPTLDAILCSVLLLHSHMGFQQVVIDYIPSRTYPGLRKIFNWLLNIATVLVGVGLYEFETNDVGITEAVRRVWKA; encoded by the exons ATGGCCTCAATTGCGCGTTCCTCTCTGCTTAGGCAGACCGCTATGGCTTCTCGATTGGCCGCTGTCCCCGCGACCCGAAGCACTTTCATGCCTATGCCTAACATCCGATCTCAGCTCAAGGGTGTCGCTGCTTTCCACAACACTGCTCGACGATCTGCTATCCTCCCTCCTGGACCTC AGCGCATCGAGGGTGGTG TCAACGACCCTGCTCCCATCCCCGAGCCCAACGCCGCCCACGGCTCTTACCACTGGACCTTCGAGCGTCTCCTCGCCGCCGGCCTCGTCCCTCTGACCGTCGCTCCCTTCGCCGCTGGATCTCTCAACCCTACTCTCGACGCCATCCTCTGCAGtgttctcctcctccactccCACATGGGCTTCCAGCAGGTTGTCATCGACTATATTCCCTCAAGGACCTACCCCGGCCTCCGAAAGATCTTCAACTGGCTCCTCAACATTGCGACTGTCCTCGTTGGTGTTGGACTGTACGAGTTCGAGACCAACGACGTTGGTATCACCGAGGCTGTCCGACGAGTGTGGAAGGCATAA